The Lysobacter capsici genome has a segment encoding these proteins:
- the hrpB gene encoding ATP-dependent helicase HrpB: MTHAQFPIDALLPRIRDSLAAHPRLVLEAPPGAGKTTQVPPALLDAPWLQGRKIIVLEPRRVAARAAANFMARQRGESAGESVGYRIRFENKVSAATRIEVVTEGILTRMIQDDPTLEGVGALLFDEFHERHLAADLGLALALDVQASLREDLRIVVMSATLDGERLAQFLDAPRLSSAGRSYPVNVSHFAARREEKLEHQLKRAVEHALAQHPGDLLVFLPGQREIARADAALAGSEALRGIDVLSLHGELPVEQQSRVLQPDPDGRRRVVLATNVAESSVTLPGVRVVIDSGLAREPRYDPNSGFARLDVVAIAQASADQRAGRAGRVAEGWAYRLWPESQRLEPQRRPEIAQVELAGLMLELAAWGDAGLRFVDAPPSGALGAARELLLRLGALEGSEQTAPTITAFGKRMLALGTHPRLAAMLLAPSDAREKALACDLAALIEARDPLRSGGDALAARWQALAAFRAGRAPADASRSALATLDQAAKQWRRRLRVDIAPPASLPAHALGDLLLHAFPDRIAHQHPSDPYRYQLANGRSAKLFDDSAVYGEPWLVISELRDDPRDARILRAAPLDETRLQREFPQRFVSEDRVIWDAAARGIAAVRERRYDRIVLDSRPLAKPDPARYADALVDAVRQLGLDALPWTEGLRQWRARVRCLREWMPELAKGEHALPDLSDEGLLATLDEWLKPALRGKTRLDALDEAAFGDALRSLADWSWRQKLETLVPTRIAVPSGQERAIHYRFEAEHHDPHIGADAPVLAVKLQELFGLAETPRIADGRVPLTLHLLSPAGRPLQVTQDLRGFWERGYLEVRKEMKGRYPRHPWPDDPWTATATHRAKPRGT; the protein is encoded by the coding sequence GTGACCCACGCTCAATTCCCCATCGATGCCCTGTTGCCGCGGATCCGCGACAGCCTCGCCGCGCATCCGCGCCTGGTGCTGGAAGCCCCGCCCGGCGCCGGCAAGACCACTCAGGTGCCGCCGGCGCTGCTCGACGCGCCGTGGCTGCAGGGCCGCAAGATCATCGTGCTGGAACCGCGCCGCGTCGCCGCGCGCGCGGCCGCCAACTTCATGGCCCGGCAGCGCGGCGAAAGCGCGGGCGAGAGCGTCGGCTATCGCATCCGCTTCGAGAACAAGGTGTCGGCCGCGACCCGGATCGAAGTGGTCACCGAAGGCATCCTGACCCGGATGATCCAGGACGATCCCACCCTCGAAGGCGTGGGCGCGTTGCTGTTCGACGAATTCCACGAACGCCATCTGGCCGCCGACCTCGGCCTGGCATTGGCGCTGGACGTGCAGGCCTCGCTGCGCGAGGACCTGCGCATCGTGGTGATGTCGGCGACCCTCGACGGCGAACGCCTCGCGCAGTTTCTCGACGCGCCGCGGCTGAGCAGCGCCGGCCGCAGTTATCCGGTCAACGTGAGTCACTTTGCGGCGCGGCGCGAGGAGAAGCTCGAACATCAGCTCAAGCGCGCGGTCGAACACGCGCTGGCGCAGCATCCCGGCGATCTGCTGGTGTTCCTGCCCGGCCAGCGCGAGATCGCGCGCGCTGACGCCGCCTTGGCCGGCAGCGAGGCCTTGCGCGGTATCGATGTGCTGAGCCTGCACGGCGAGTTGCCGGTCGAACAACAAAGCCGGGTGCTGCAACCCGATCCCGACGGCCGCCGCCGGGTGGTGCTGGCGACCAACGTCGCCGAATCCAGCGTGACCTTGCCGGGCGTGCGCGTGGTGATCGATTCGGGTCTCGCCCGCGAACCGCGTTACGACCCCAACAGCGGCTTCGCCCGCCTGGACGTGGTGGCGATCGCGCAGGCCTCGGCCGATCAGCGCGCCGGCCGCGCCGGTCGCGTCGCCGAAGGCTGGGCGTACCGGCTGTGGCCCGAATCGCAGCGGCTGGAACCGCAGCGCCGGCCCGAGATCGCCCAGGTCGAACTGGCCGGACTGATGCTGGAACTCGCGGCCTGGGGCGACGCCGGCCTGCGCTTCGTCGACGCGCCGCCGAGCGGCGCACTGGGCGCGGCGCGCGAACTGCTGTTGCGGCTGGGCGCGTTGGAAGGCAGCGAACAGACCGCGCCGACCATCACCGCGTTCGGCAAACGCATGCTCGCGCTCGGCACCCACCCGCGGCTCGCGGCGATGCTGCTGGCGCCGAGCGATGCGCGCGAAAAAGCCCTGGCCTGCGACCTGGCCGCATTGATCGAAGCGCGCGACCCGCTGCGCAGCGGCGGCGATGCGCTGGCCGCGCGCTGGCAGGCGCTGGCCGCGTTCCGCGCTGGGCGCGCGCCGGCCGACGCCTCGCGTTCGGCATTGGCGACGCTCGATCAGGCGGCCAAGCAATGGCGTCGCCGTTTGCGCGTCGATATCGCGCCGCCGGCCAGCTTGCCCGCGCATGCGCTCGGCGACCTGCTGCTGCACGCGTTTCCCGATCGCATCGCCCATCAACATCCCAGCGATCCGTACCGCTACCAACTCGCCAACGGCCGCAGCGCCAAGCTGTTCGACGACAGCGCGGTGTACGGCGAACCGTGGCTGGTGATCAGCGAACTGCGCGACGACCCGCGCGATGCGCGCATCCTGCGCGCCGCGCCGCTCGACGAAACCCGCCTGCAGCGCGAATTCCCGCAGCGCTTCGTCAGCGAAGACCGGGTGATCTGGGACGCCGCCGCGCGCGGCATCGCGGCGGTGCGCGAACGCCGCTACGACCGCATCGTGCTCGACAGCCGGCCGCTGGCGAAACCCGATCCGGCGCGCTACGCCGACGCGTTGGTCGACGCGGTCCGCCAACTCGGCCTGGACGCGTTGCCGTGGACCGAAGGCCTGCGCCAGTGGCGCGCGCGCGTGCGCTGTCTGCGCGAGTGGATGCCGGAGTTGGCGAAAGGCGAGCACGCGCTGCCGGATCTGAGCGACGAAGGTTTGCTGGCCACGCTCGACGAATGGCTCAAGCCCGCGCTGCGCGGCAAGACCCGGCTCGATGCGCTCGACGAAGCCGCGTTCGGCGATGCGTTGCGCTCGCTCGCTGATTGGAGTTGGCGGCAGAAACTCGAGACCCTGGTGCCCACGCGCATCGCGGTGCCGTCGGGGCAGGAGCGCGCGATCCACTATCGCTTCGAAGCCGAACACCACGACCCGCACATCGGCGCCGACGCGCCGGTGCTGGCGGTCAAGCTGCAGGAATTGTTTGGCCTGGCCGAAACCCCGCGCATCGCCGACGGCCGCGTGCCGCTGACCTTGCACCTGCTGTCGCCGGCCGGCCGCCCGCTGCAGGTCACCCAGGACCTGCGCGGTTTCTGGGAACGCGGCTATCTGGAAGTCAGGAAAGAGATGAAAGGCCGTTATCCCCGTCATCCCTGGCCCGACGACCCGTGGACGGCGACGGCGACGCATCGGGCCAAGCCGCGTGGGACTTGA
- a CDS encoding aldo/keto reductase, whose product MSLRPLGRSSLRVAPLAFGGNVFGWSADEATTFALLDGFVDAGFALVDTADMYSSWVPGNRGGESETLIGRWLAQGGGRRERVAIATKVAKWSQRPGLSPANIQAAAEDSLRRLRTEVIDLYQAHEDDPSVPLEDTLGAFARLIEQGKVRAIGASNYSAARLAQALDVAERHGLPRFETLQPHYNLYDRDVFEAQLEPLVRERGIGVINYYALASGFLTGKYRSRADLGKSRARGGAVEKYLDARGLRILAALDEVAGAHGATPAQVALAWLIARPSITAPIASATSVAQLQELLAATRLSLAADEIAALDAASAEA is encoded by the coding sequence ATGAGCCTGCGTCCGCTCGGTCGCTCGTCCCTGCGTGTCGCGCCGCTGGCGTTCGGCGGCAACGTGTTCGGCTGGAGTGCCGACGAAGCGACCACGTTCGCCCTGCTCGACGGCTTCGTCGATGCCGGCTTTGCCCTGGTCGACACCGCGGATATGTATTCCTCGTGGGTGCCGGGCAACCGCGGCGGCGAGTCGGAGACCCTGATCGGGCGCTGGCTGGCCCAGGGCGGCGGTCGCCGCGAGCGGGTGGCGATCGCGACCAAGGTCGCCAAATGGTCGCAGCGGCCGGGGCTGTCGCCGGCCAATATCCAGGCTGCGGCCGAGGATTCGCTGCGCCGGCTGCGGACCGAGGTCATCGATCTGTACCAGGCCCACGAGGACGACCCGAGCGTGCCGCTGGAAGACACCCTGGGCGCGTTCGCGCGGCTGATCGAGCAGGGCAAGGTGCGCGCGATCGGCGCGTCCAATTATTCCGCCGCGCGCCTGGCGCAGGCGCTGGACGTGGCCGAACGGCACGGGCTGCCGCGCTTCGAGACCTTGCAGCCGCATTACAACCTCTACGACCGCGACGTGTTCGAAGCGCAGCTGGAACCGCTGGTGCGCGAACGCGGGATCGGGGTGATCAATTACTACGCGCTGGCCAGCGGATTTCTGACCGGCAAGTACCGCAGCCGCGCCGACCTGGGCAAGAGCCGCGCGCGCGGCGGCGCGGTCGAGAAGTACCTCGATGCGCGCGGCCTGCGCATCCTGGCCGCGCTCGACGAAGTCGCCGGCGCGCACGGCGCGACTCCGGCGCAGGTCGCATTGGCGTGGCTGATCGCGCGGCCGTCGATCACCGCGCCGATCGCCAGCGCGACCAGCGTGGCGCAGCTGCAGGAGTTGCTCGCGGCGACGCGGCTGAGCCTGGCGGCCGACGAGATCGCGGCGCTGGATGCGGCGAGCGCCGAGGCCTGA
- a CDS encoding TatD family hydrolase, with amino-acid sequence MQLIDIGANLTHDSFDPDRDAVLQRARDAGVTRMVITGASREHSPKALELARQHPGELFATAGVHPHHAIEYTAECDAEMRELLAHEQVVAVGECGLDYFRDFSPRPAQRRAFEMQLQNAVDTGKPLFLHQRDAHEDFMAMMKNFDGKLGAAVVHCFTGSREELFDYLDQDWHIGITGWLCDERRGLHLRELVKHIPAARLMIETDAPYLLPRTVKPAPSHRRNEPKYLAHIVEELARDRGEDAAVTAANTTVTANAFFRLPPA; translated from the coding sequence ATGCAACTGATCGACATCGGCGCCAACCTCACCCACGACAGCTTCGATCCCGACCGCGACGCGGTGCTGCAACGCGCCCGCGACGCCGGGGTGACGCGCATGGTGATCACCGGCGCCAGCCGCGAGCATTCGCCCAAGGCATTGGAACTGGCGCGGCAACACCCGGGCGAGCTGTTCGCGACCGCCGGCGTCCATCCGCATCACGCGATCGAGTACACCGCCGAATGCGACGCGGAAATGCGCGAGCTGCTGGCGCACGAGCAAGTGGTCGCGGTCGGCGAATGCGGGCTGGACTACTTCCGCGACTTCTCGCCGCGTCCGGCGCAGCGGCGCGCGTTCGAGATGCAGTTGCAGAACGCGGTCGACACCGGCAAGCCGCTGTTCCTGCATCAGCGCGACGCGCACGAGGACTTCATGGCGATGATGAAGAACTTCGACGGCAAGCTCGGCGCGGCGGTGGTGCATTGCTTCACCGGCAGCCGCGAGGAGCTGTTCGACTACCTCGACCAGGACTGGCACATCGGCATCACCGGCTGGCTGTGCGACGAACGCCGCGGCCTGCACCTGCGCGAACTGGTCAAGCACATTCCCGCCGCGCGGCTGATGATCGAGACCGACGCGCCGTACCTGTTGCCGCGCACAGTCAAGCCGGCGCCGTCGCACCGGCGCAACGAACCGAAGTACCTGGCGCATATCGTCGAGGAACTCGCGCGCGATCGCGGCGAGGACGCGGCGGTCACCGCGGCGAACACCACCGTGACCGCCAACGCGTTCTTCCGCCTGCCGCCGGCCTGA
- a CDS encoding TonB-dependent receptor domain-containing protein: MLGILVAIATPAFAQQAPAAAEPETGAASKSPTDLDRMVVTGSRIRRAGFDTLEPATVVTKQYISDRGLTNVADALNEIPGFGAGITPEGNQSGFGTGVNFVNRFGLGSNRTLVLVNGRRYVSSSPTTLFGPAAPGVQVDLNAIPTAMVERIENVAIGGAPTYGSDAIAGVVNVILRKNYEGVEFGASYGVTGEGDNERYNVWALVGAGFDEGRGNVTFSLSYDDVKGVLQKERDFFADGYFNTTNPLASQMATLFPGRTPANDGRYNPNIPFNTGSNDGIPNGVLIKNRHIWSTPFGGLISPTTGAFKPGSGNLIANGFGPGANTVLGFDRSGNLVPYNQGTPFSQTDASGGDGLSLVEAGQITSDLKRMSFNTTARWGLTDRVDVFLEGSFYSAESTELADQWVFNAPLFGGLSAMIRFPSNYALLTDQARTTLQGLGVAAFNLSRASRDLVTNNGSGTTEIGRVVVGLEGDFDLGERTFYWETSANYGRSDSRAYGTSLVQQNFINALNVTRNAQGQVVCSPTPIAGLVIPGGGRPIADPNCVPLDLFGEGRPSAAARNYVTTRTASQALQEQKIFNANVSSTLFDLWSGPIQYNVGFEYRKESGLFDPGAFLTQGLGRSVPITPLQGEYSTREWFGEFVVPLVNPEANVPLLKKLEVVGKYRQVDNSINGKFDTYTYGLQWKPFEDLEIRGNFTRSLRSPAITEAFLPQATSFQFVTNDPCDGRFINAGGARQAQRTANCQAFLNYYGYGPGTPFTSTASGASIQGVSGGNPNLKNESADSYTYGFTWAPSFLEGLTFAADYYNIKITDVISNLTAAEIARACFDADDFDAGNIPNANAFCSKITRNAPGGPPNTAGQATTFVSGFVNGKYFNMEAYSAELAYRFKTERLGNFAFGVTGYFPVDLTVDNTGVSPDQAVGEIGTSKRQYQFSGAWEKGRFGVNLSANYLSRAQFDVLNTRETRDILSVDSYWLVNGGMRYRFNDRAQVRVAVTNLFDKDPPFPAIGIGTYDLLGRRYNVAFEWKY; the protein is encoded by the coding sequence ATGCTCGGCATTCTGGTGGCGATCGCCACGCCCGCGTTCGCGCAACAGGCGCCCGCCGCCGCCGAACCCGAAACCGGCGCGGCCAGCAAGAGCCCGACCGACCTGGACCGCATGGTCGTGACCGGTTCGCGCATCCGCCGCGCCGGCTTCGACACGCTCGAGCCGGCGACCGTGGTGACCAAGCAGTACATCAGCGACCGCGGCCTGACCAATGTCGCCGATGCGCTCAACGAAATTCCCGGCTTCGGCGCCGGCATCACCCCGGAGGGCAACCAGTCCGGGTTCGGAACCGGCGTCAACTTCGTCAACCGGTTCGGTCTGGGCAGCAACCGCACCCTGGTGCTGGTCAACGGCCGCCGCTACGTGTCGAGTTCGCCGACGACCTTGTTCGGACCGGCCGCGCCGGGCGTGCAGGTCGACCTCAACGCGATCCCGACCGCGATGGTCGAGCGCATCGAAAACGTCGCCATCGGCGGCGCGCCGACCTACGGGTCGGACGCGATCGCCGGCGTGGTCAACGTGATCCTGCGCAAGAACTACGAAGGCGTCGAGTTCGGCGCCAGTTACGGCGTCACCGGCGAGGGCGACAACGAGCGCTACAACGTATGGGCGCTGGTCGGCGCGGGCTTCGACGAAGGCCGCGGCAACGTGACCTTCTCGCTGAGCTACGACGACGTCAAGGGCGTGCTGCAGAAAGAACGCGACTTCTTCGCCGACGGTTATTTCAACACCACCAACCCGCTCGCCAGCCAGATGGCGACGCTGTTCCCGGGCCGCACGCCGGCCAACGACGGGCGTTACAACCCGAACATCCCGTTCAACACCGGCTCCAACGACGGCATCCCCAACGGCGTGCTGATCAAGAACCGGCACATCTGGTCGACGCCGTTCGGCGGCCTGATCTCGCCGACCACGGGCGCGTTCAAGCCCGGCAGCGGCAACCTGATCGCCAACGGCTTCGGTCCCGGCGCCAATACCGTGCTCGGCTTCGACCGCAGCGGCAATCTGGTCCCCTACAACCAGGGCACGCCGTTCTCGCAGACCGACGCCAGCGGCGGCGACGGCCTGAGCCTGGTCGAGGCCGGGCAGATCACCTCCGACCTCAAGCGCATGTCGTTCAACACCACCGCGCGCTGGGGCCTGACCGACCGCGTCGATGTGTTCCTGGAGGGTTCGTTCTATTCGGCCGAGTCCACCGAACTGGCCGACCAGTGGGTGTTCAACGCGCCCTTGTTCGGCGGCTTGAGCGCGATGATCCGCTTCCCGAGCAACTATGCGTTGCTGACCGATCAGGCCCGCACCACCCTGCAGGGCCTGGGCGTCGCCGCGTTCAACCTGTCGCGCGCATCGCGCGATCTGGTCACCAACAACGGCAGCGGCACCACCGAAATCGGTCGCGTCGTGGTCGGCCTGGAAGGCGACTTCGATCTGGGCGAGCGCACGTTCTACTGGGAAACCTCGGCCAACTACGGCCGCAGCGATTCGCGCGCCTACGGCACCTCGCTGGTCCAGCAGAACTTCATCAACGCGCTCAACGTGACCCGCAACGCGCAAGGCCAGGTGGTCTGCTCGCCGACGCCGATCGCCGGCCTGGTGATTCCCGGCGGCGGCAGGCCGATCGCCGATCCCAACTGCGTCCCGCTCGACCTGTTCGGCGAAGGCCGTCCGAGCGCGGCCGCGCGCAATTACGTCACCACCCGCACCGCGTCGCAGGCGCTGCAGGAACAAAAGATCTTCAACGCCAACGTCTCGAGCACGCTGTTCGACCTGTGGAGCGGCCCGATCCAGTACAACGTCGGCTTCGAGTACCGCAAGGAAAGCGGCCTGTTCGATCCGGGCGCCTTCCTGACCCAGGGCCTGGGCCGCTCGGTGCCGATCACCCCGCTGCAGGGCGAGTACTCGACCCGGGAATGGTTCGGCGAGTTCGTCGTGCCGCTGGTCAATCCCGAGGCGAACGTGCCGCTGCTGAAGAAGCTCGAAGTGGTCGGCAAGTACCGCCAGGTCGACAACAGCATCAACGGCAAGTTCGACACCTACACCTACGGCCTGCAGTGGAAGCCGTTCGAGGATCTGGAAATCCGCGGCAACTTCACCCGTTCGCTGCGCTCGCCAGCGATCACCGAAGCGTTCCTGCCGCAGGCGACCTCGTTCCAGTTCGTCACCAACGACCCCTGCGATGGGCGCTTCATCAACGCCGGCGGCGCGCGCCAGGCTCAGCGCACCGCCAATTGCCAGGCCTTCCTGAACTACTACGGCTACGGTCCGGGCACGCCGTTCACCTCCACCGCCAGCGGCGCCTCGATCCAGGGCGTGTCCGGCGGCAACCCGAACCTGAAGAACGAATCGGCGGACTCCTACACCTACGGCTTCACCTGGGCGCCGTCGTTCCTCGAAGGCCTGACCTTCGCCGCCGACTACTACAACATCAAGATCACCGACGTGATCAGCAACCTGACCGCGGCGGAAATCGCCCGCGCCTGCTTCGACGCGGACGACTTCGACGCCGGCAACATCCCCAACGCCAACGCGTTCTGCAGCAAGATCACCCGCAACGCGCCGGGCGGCCCGCCGAACACGGCCGGCCAGGCGACGACCTTCGTCAGCGGCTTCGTCAATGGCAAGTACTTCAACATGGAGGCCTACTCGGCCGAGTTGGCGTACCGCTTCAAGACCGAGCGCCTGGGCAACTTCGCGTTCGGCGTGACCGGCTACTTCCCGGTCGACCTGACCGTCGACAACACCGGCGTCAGCCCGGACCAGGCGGTCGGCGAGATCGGCACGTCCAAGCGCCAGTACCAGTTCAGCGGCGCCTGGGAGAAGGGCAGGTTCGGCGTGAACCTGTCGGCCAACTACCTCAGCCGCGCGCAGTTCGACGTGCTCAACACGCGCGAAACCCGCGACATCCTCAGCGTCGACAGCTACTGGCTGGTCAACGGCGGCATGCGCTATCGCTTCAACGACCGCGCGCAGGTGCGCGTGGCGGTGACCAACCTGTTCGACAAGGACCCGCCGTTCCCGGCGATCGGCATCGGCACCTACGACCTGCTCGGCCGTCGCTACAACGTGGCGTTCGAATGGAAGTACTGA
- a CDS encoding hybrid sensor histidine kinase/response regulator: protein MDDQAANLRVVTALLSRQGYEVVSASTGDEALRLYAESPPDLILLDVMMPGMDGFEVMSALRAGSPLRVPVVFVTAAHDRDLLLRAFDAGVVDYVTKPFLPEELLARVNAHVGLKLTRDRLERVAREREELVNLVAHDLKNPLTSVLFASDLLINHGCKPERVPRYLQMIHESADDALGYIRHYLESQAGTRERAEQNGRADLSETLDWLVRRYEMQLDARGIRVEIAPPPSGAAKVAMDPRVLRQVSENLVTNAMKYAPGSDLLLAARNSAPGFWQLIVADRGPGIPAARQRELFKPFVRLHDDEIDDGLSNGLGLSLAKQIVVNAGGQLWYESRKSGGSRFIIELPEASGE from the coding sequence GTGGACGACCAGGCCGCGAACCTGCGCGTGGTGACCGCGTTATTGTCCCGGCAGGGCTATGAAGTGGTCTCGGCCTCCACCGGCGACGAGGCGCTGCGGCTGTACGCCGAGTCCCCGCCGGACCTGATCCTGCTCGACGTGATGATGCCCGGCATGGACGGCTTCGAAGTCATGTCCGCGCTGCGCGCCGGTTCGCCGCTGCGCGTGCCGGTGGTGTTCGTGACCGCCGCCCACGACCGCGACCTGCTGCTGCGCGCGTTCGACGCCGGCGTGGTCGACTACGTCACCAAACCGTTCCTGCCCGAAGAACTGCTCGCCCGGGTCAACGCCCACGTCGGCCTCAAGCTGACCCGCGACCGCCTCGAACGGGTCGCGCGCGAACGCGAGGAGCTGGTCAACCTGGTCGCGCACGACCTCAAGAACCCGTTGACCAGCGTGCTGTTCGCCAGCGACCTGCTGATCAACCACGGCTGCAAGCCCGAGCGCGTGCCGCGCTATCTGCAGATGATCCACGAGAGCGCCGACGACGCGCTGGGCTACATCCGCCACTACCTGGAAAGCCAGGCCGGCACCCGCGAACGCGCCGAGCAGAACGGCCGCGCCGACCTGAGCGAAACCCTGGACTGGCTGGTGCGCCGCTACGAGATGCAACTCGACGCGCGCGGCATCCGGGTCGAGATCGCGCCGCCGCCCAGCGGCGCGGCGAAGGTCGCGATGGACCCGCGCGTGTTGCGCCAGGTCAGCGAGAACCTGGTCACCAACGCGATGAAATACGCCCCCGGCAGCGACCTGCTGCTGGCCGCGCGCAACAGCGCGCCGGGCTTCTGGCAACTGATCGTCGCCGACCGCGGCCCGGGCATTCCGGCCGCGCGCCAGCGCGAACTGTTCAAGCCATTCGTGCGCCTGCACGACGACGAAATCGACGACGGCCTGTCCAACGGCCTGGGCCTGTCGCTGGCCAAACAGATCGTGGTCAACGCCGGCGGGCAGCTGTGGTACGAATCGCGCAAGAGCGGCGGCTCGCGCTTCATCATCGAGTTGCCGGAAGCCAGCGGCGAATAA
- a CDS encoding DMT family transporter, with amino-acid sequence MNAAATTAAAPVATARRVGIALAASGAILFSAKAILAKLQYRYGVDSLQVLTLRMAFSLPLFALLGIRETRRARARQALPSRRDWGLIVILGVLGYYLSSLLDFWGLEYVPVSLERLILFLNPTIVLLIGLFAFKRKVAAKEWIALAVSYAGVVLVMVENLRVQGDHVLFGSALVLGAAVSYALYLAMSGQLVKRLGSLQLVAYAMIVSTAAVMIHYLIARPPSALLGLPWQVYAWAAANAVFCTFLPVTFTMAAVARLGAGTAAQFSVIGPVSLVFLGAWVLGEPITAIQLIGTAVVLGGVVILSRPGANSVPITATPTAPK; translated from the coding sequence ATGAACGCCGCCGCCACCACCGCCGCCGCACCCGTCGCCACCGCCCGCCGCGTCGGCATCGCCCTGGCCGCGAGCGGCGCGATCCTGTTTTCGGCCAAGGCGATCCTGGCCAAGTTGCAGTACCGCTACGGCGTGGACTCGCTGCAGGTGCTGACCTTGCGCATGGCGTTCTCGCTGCCGCTGTTCGCGTTGCTCGGCATTCGCGAAACCCGCCGCGCCCGCGCGCGCCAGGCGCTGCCGTCGCGACGCGACTGGGGCCTGATCGTGATCCTCGGCGTGCTGGGCTATTACCTGTCCAGCCTGCTGGATTTCTGGGGGCTGGAGTACGTGCCGGTGTCGCTGGAGCGGCTGATCCTGTTCCTCAATCCGACCATCGTGCTGCTGATCGGGCTGTTCGCGTTCAAGCGCAAGGTCGCGGCCAAGGAATGGATCGCGCTGGCGGTCAGTTACGCCGGCGTGGTGCTGGTGATGGTCGAGAACCTGCGCGTGCAGGGCGATCACGTGCTGTTCGGCAGCGCGCTGGTGCTCGGCGCGGCGGTGAGTTATGCGCTGTACCTGGCGATGTCGGGCCAACTGGTCAAGCGGCTGGGTTCGTTGCAGCTGGTCGCCTACGCGATGATCGTCTCGACCGCGGCGGTGATGATCCACTACCTGATCGCGCGTCCGCCGTCGGCGCTGCTGGGCCTGCCGTGGCAGGTGTATGCCTGGGCCGCGGCCAACGCGGTGTTCTGCACCTTCCTGCCGGTGACCTTCACCATGGCCGCGGTCGCGCGGCTCGGCGCCGGCACCGCCGCGCAGTTCTCGGTGATCGGGCCGGTGTCGCTGGTGTTTCTCGGCGCCTGGGTGCTCGGCGAACCGATCACCGCGATCCAGCTGATCGGCACCGCGGTGGTGCTCGGCGGGGTGGTGATTCTGAGCCGGCCCGGGGCGAACTCGGTGCCGATCACGGCCACGCCGACGGCGCCGAAGTAG